The following proteins are co-located in the Pseudomonas cavernae genome:
- the uraH gene encoding hydroxyisourate hydrolase: MGRLTTHVLDAAHGCPGSAITVKLYRVEGEQLELINTVQTNHDGRCDAPLLQGDDYRSGVYQLQFHAGDYYRARGVALPNPAFLDVVVLRFGIDAGQDHYHVPLLISPYSYSTYRGS; this comes from the coding sequence ATGGGACGTTTAACCACGCATGTACTGGATGCCGCACACGGCTGCCCTGGCAGCGCGATCACGGTCAAGCTGTACCGGGTCGAAGGCGAACAGCTGGAACTGATCAATACCGTGCAGACCAACCATGACGGCCGTTGCGACGCGCCGCTGCTGCAGGGTGACGACTACCGTTCCGGGGTCTATCAGCTGCAGTTCCACGCCGGCGACTACTACCGTGCCCGTGGCGTCGCGCTGCCCAACCCGGCCTTCCTCGACGTGGTAGTGCTGCGCTTCGGCATCGACGCCGGCCAAGACCACTATCACGTACCGCTGCTGATTTCGCCCTACAGCTATTCCACCTATCGCGGCAGCTAG
- a CDS encoding nucleobase:cation symporter-2 family protein, which translates to MSETTACPAPAGTVSPVDQRLPLLQLLLVGFQHVLLMYGGAVAVPLIVGQAAGLSRDEIAFLINADLLVAGIATLIQSLGIGPVGIRMPVMMGASFAAVGSMVAMTGMPGVGMPGIFGATIAAGFFGILIAPFMSRIVRFFPPLVTGTVITSIGMCLFPVAINWAGGGKDAANFGAPEFLALSSLVLISILLINRFMKGFWVNISVLLGMGLGYAIAACMGMVDLGGMSERPVFDVVTPLHFGMPEFHLAPVLAMCLVVVIIFVESTGMFLALGQLTDTEITPQRLRRGLLCDASASFIAGFFNTFTHSSFAQNIGLVQMTGVRSRYVTAAAALFLIALSLLPKAAFLVASIPPAVLGGAGIAMFGMVATSGIRILQEADISDRRNQLLVAVSIGMGMVPVVRPDFFAHLPHWLEPITHSGIAMTALWAITLNLLFNMLGENRAHLCGNHCN; encoded by the coding sequence ATGTCCGAGACAACCGCCTGTCCCGCCCCCGCCGGAACTGTCTCGCCGGTCGATCAACGCCTGCCCTTGCTGCAACTGCTGCTGGTGGGTTTCCAACATGTCCTGCTGATGTATGGCGGCGCCGTCGCCGTGCCGCTGATCGTCGGTCAGGCCGCCGGCCTGTCGCGTGATGAAATCGCTTTCCTGATCAACGCCGACCTGCTGGTCGCCGGCATCGCCACCCTCATCCAGTCCCTTGGCATCGGCCCGGTGGGCATCCGCATGCCGGTGATGATGGGCGCCAGCTTCGCCGCGGTCGGCAGCATGGTGGCGATGACCGGGATGCCCGGCGTCGGCATGCCCGGTATCTTTGGCGCCACCATCGCCGCCGGCTTCTTCGGCATCCTGATCGCCCCGTTCATGAGCCGCATCGTGCGCTTCTTCCCACCGCTGGTAACCGGCACGGTGATCACCTCGATCGGCATGTGCCTGTTCCCGGTGGCGATCAACTGGGCCGGTGGTGGCAAGGACGCGGCCAACTTCGGCGCCCCGGAGTTCCTCGCCCTGTCGTCATTGGTACTGATCAGCATTTTGCTGATCAACCGCTTCATGAAGGGTTTCTGGGTCAACATCTCGGTGCTGCTCGGCATGGGTCTGGGCTACGCGATCGCCGCCTGCATGGGCATGGTCGATCTCGGCGGTATGAGCGAACGGCCCGTGTTCGACGTAGTCACGCCGCTGCACTTCGGCATGCCGGAATTTCATCTGGCGCCGGTGCTTGCCATGTGCCTGGTGGTGGTGATCATTTTCGTCGAGTCCACCGGCATGTTCCTCGCCTTGGGCCAACTCACCGATACCGAGATCACCCCACAGCGCCTGCGCCGCGGCTTGCTGTGCGACGCCAGCGCCTCGTTCATCGCCGGCTTCTTCAACACTTTCACCCACTCATCGTTCGCCCAGAACATCGGCCTGGTGCAGATGACCGGCGTACGTAGCCGCTACGTCACCGCCGCCGCCGCACTGTTCCTGATCGCCCTCAGCCTGCTGCCGAAGGCCGCCTTCCTGGTCGCCTCGATCCCGCCGGCGGTACTCGGCGGCGCCGGCATCGCCATGTTCGGCATGGTCGCCACCAGTGGCATCCGCATCCTCCAGGAGGCCGACATCAGCGACCGCCGCAACCAGTTGCTGGTTGCCGTGAGCATCGGCATGGGCATGGTGCCGGTGGTGCGTCCGGACTTCTTCGCCCATCTGCCGCACTGGCTGGAGCCGATCACCCACAGCGGCATCGCCATGACCGCGCTCTGGGCCATCACGCTCAACCTGCTGTTCAACATGCTCGGCGAAAATCGCGCGCACCTCTGCGGCAATCACTGCAACTAA
- the uraD gene encoding 2-oxo-4-hydroxy-4-carboxy-5-ureidoimidazoline decarboxylase, which yields MSRFQTLTPSQLSRDEFVAAFADIYEHSPWVAEKAYDLGLDASVDEIEALHQRMADILLSAEHAAQLALINAHPDLAGKAAIRGELTEASTSEQAGAGIHECTAEEFQRFTELNDAYKAKFAFPFIMAVKGSNRHQILAAFEERIHNSREAEFLRALAEINKIALFRLQTL from the coding sequence ATGAGCCGCTTCCAGACTCTGACTCCGTCCCAGCTGAGCCGTGACGAATTCGTCGCCGCCTTCGCCGACATCTACGAACATTCGCCCTGGGTGGCCGAGAAGGCCTACGACCTGGGGCTGGACGCCAGCGTCGACGAGATTGAAGCCTTGCATCAGCGCATGGCCGACATCCTCCTGAGCGCCGAGCATGCCGCCCAGCTGGCGCTGATCAACGCGCACCCGGACTTGGCCGGCAAGGCCGCCATCCGCGGCGAACTGACCGAAGCCAGCACCAGCGAACAGGCCGGTGCCGGCATCCACGAATGCACGGCTGAAGAGTTCCAGCGCTTCACCGAGCTGAACGACGCCTACAAAGCGAAGTTCGCGTTTCCCTTCATCATGGCGGTTAAAGGCAGCAACCGGCACCAGATCCTGGCGGCCTTCGAAGAGCGCATTCACAACTCGCGCGAAGCCGAATTCCTCCGGGCCCTGGCCGAGATCAACAAGATCGCGCTGTTCCGGCTGCAGACCCTGTAA
- a CDS encoding urate hydroxylase PuuD, giving the protein MEAHLIEWLNLGIRWVHMITGIAWIGASFYFVWLENNLNRANPRDGLSGDLWAIHGGGIYHLEKYKLAPPKMPDNLHWFKWEAYFTWMSGVALLMVVYYLNPSLYLIKPGVELAPAAAIAIGFGSLIVGWFVYAFLCDSPLGKKPALLGLVLFILVIAAAWGYAQVFSGRGAYIHVGALIGTIMVGNVFRVIMPAQRALVKAIEENRTPDPVLPAKGLLRSRHNNYFTLPVLFIMISNHFPSTYGSEYNWLILAGIAVIAVLVRHYFNTRHDSNKFAWTLPAGAVGMLCLAFVTGPSLQPTTVESVSKVQELEYQPLPATAIGGKTAEQLEQEQAAKPAAPASAAAPAQAQAAGPAFAKVHSVIQERCTVCHSAKPTSPMFSAAPAGVMFDTPQQIQQLAPKIQAQAVASQIMPLGNITQMTPEERELIGQWIAQGAHTD; this is encoded by the coding sequence GTGGAAGCACATCTGATTGAATGGCTGAACCTGGGCATTCGTTGGGTACACATGATCACCGGCATTGCCTGGATCGGTGCATCGTTCTACTTCGTCTGGCTGGAGAACAATCTCAACCGCGCCAACCCGCGCGACGGGCTGTCCGGTGACCTGTGGGCTATCCATGGTGGCGGTATCTACCACCTGGAGAAGTACAAGCTGGCCCCGCCGAAAATGCCGGACAACCTGCACTGGTTCAAATGGGAGGCCTACTTCACCTGGATGTCGGGCGTTGCCCTGCTGATGGTGGTCTATTACCTCAACCCGAGCCTGTACCTGATCAAACCGGGCGTCGAGCTCGCCCCGGCGGCGGCCATCGCCATCGGCTTCGGCTCGCTTATCGTCGGCTGGTTCGTCTATGCCTTCCTCTGCGACTCGCCGCTGGGCAAGAAGCCGGCGCTGCTCGGCCTGGTGCTGTTCATCCTGGTCATCGCCGCAGCCTGGGGCTATGCTCAAGTGTTCAGCGGCCGGGGCGCGTACATCCACGTCGGCGCGCTGATCGGCACCATCATGGTCGGCAACGTGTTCCGCGTCATCATGCCGGCCCAGCGTGCACTGGTTAAGGCGATCGAGGAGAACCGCACGCCGGACCCGGTGCTGCCGGCCAAGGGCCTGCTGCGCTCGCGCCACAACAACTACTTCACCCTGCCGGTGCTGTTCATCATGATCAGCAACCACTTCCCGAGCACTTACGGCAGTGAGTACAACTGGCTGATCCTGGCCGGGATCGCGGTGATCGCGGTACTGGTGCGTCACTACTTCAACACCCGCCACGACAGCAACAAGTTCGCCTGGACCCTGCCGGCTGGCGCAGTGGGCATGCTCTGCCTGGCCTTCGTCACCGGCCCCAGCCTGCAACCGACCACGGTCGAGAGCGTGAGCAAGGTCCAGGAGCTCGAGTACCAGCCGCTGCCGGCAACCGCCATCGGTGGCAAGACTGCCGAGCAGCTGGAACAGGAGCAGGCCGCCAAGCCCGCCGCCCCGGCCAGCGCCGCAGCTCCCGCCCAGGCCCAGGCCGCCGGCCCGGCCTTCGCGAAAGTGCATAGCGTGATCCAGGAACGTTGCACGGTCTGCCACTCGGCCAAGCCGACCAGCCCGATGTTCAGCGCTGCCCCGGCCGGGGTGATGTTCGATACGCCGCAGCAGATTCAGCAGCTGGCGCCGAAGATCCAGGCGCAGGCGGTGGCCTCGCAGATCATGCCGCTGGGCAACATCACCCAGATGACCCCGGAAGAGCGTGAACTGATCGGCCAATGGATCGCCCAGGGCGCCCATACCGACTGA
- a CDS encoding LysE family translocator: protein MSLETWLLFCSAALIVILIPGPLSLLMISNTLNYGLRRSLPSFLGGVSASLCLLSASALGLGALLLASEKLFSALKIVGALYLFYLGWQSWRESRRAAQPRNAEEQPVNPSFRSMFWKAFGLGASNPKDILFFAAFLPQFLSAERPLLTQLLILIASWVVLDLACKLFYGLSAHGAARFLRSGKGQVWFNRISAGLFAGAGTASLLSR, encoded by the coding sequence ATGAGTCTGGAAACCTGGCTGCTGTTCTGTAGTGCGGCGTTGATCGTGATCCTCATCCCCGGGCCGCTGTCGCTGCTGATGATCAGCAACACCCTCAACTACGGCCTGCGCCGCTCGCTGCCGAGCTTTCTCGGCGGGGTGTCTGCCTCGTTGTGCCTGCTCAGTGCTTCAGCCCTCGGCCTCGGCGCCCTGCTGCTGGCCTCGGAAAAACTCTTCAGCGCGCTGAAGATCGTCGGCGCGCTGTACCTGTTCTATCTCGGCTGGCAGAGCTGGCGCGAGTCGCGCCGCGCGGCCCAACCGCGCAATGCCGAGGAGCAACCGGTCAACCCGAGCTTTCGCAGCATGTTCTGGAAAGCCTTCGGCCTGGGCGCCAGCAACCCCAAGGACATCCTGTTCTTCGCCGCCTTCCTGCCGCAGTTCCTCAGCGCCGAGCGCCCATTGCTCACGCAGTTGCTGATACTGATCGCCAGTTGGGTGGTGCTCGATCTCGCCTGCAAGCTGTTCTACGGCCTCAGCGCCCACGGCGCCGCGCGCTTCCTGCGCTCGGGCAAGGGCCAGGTGTGGTTCAACCGTATCAGCGCCGGGCTGTTTGCCGGTGCCGGCACGGCGTCGCTGTTGAGCCGCTAA
- a CDS encoding CheR family methyltransferase gives MSSSAIIGAHEFGYTLEDFERVRRLLYQKAGISLAPSKAQMVYSRLARRLRCLQLCSFSEYLAFLERHSEEWQQFVNALTTNLTAFFRESHHFDQLATLARLRAKEGRPLRFWSAASSTGEEPYSMAMTLVEVFGSFAAPVQIIASDIDTGVLDYARQGIYPEERVAQLAPALKQRFLQRGTASNAGKVRVVPELRQLVEFRQINLLEANWGIPGGLDAIFCRNVMIYFDKPTQARLLERMVRLLRPDGLFFAGHSESFMHASHVVKLVSRSAYQPVLAVHA, from the coding sequence ATGAGCAGCAGCGCGATAATCGGTGCACATGAGTTCGGCTATACCCTCGAAGATTTCGAGCGGGTGCGGCGTCTGCTTTACCAGAAGGCGGGCATCAGCCTGGCGCCGAGCAAGGCGCAGATGGTCTACAGCCGGCTGGCCCGGCGTCTGCGTTGCCTGCAGCTGTGCAGCTTCAGCGAGTATCTGGCCTTCCTCGAACGGCACTCGGAAGAGTGGCAGCAATTCGTCAACGCCCTGACCACCAACCTCACCGCCTTCTTCCGCGAATCTCACCATTTCGATCAGCTCGCCACGCTGGCACGCCTGCGGGCCAAGGAGGGGCGGCCACTGCGTTTCTGGTCGGCGGCCTCGAGTACCGGGGAGGAGCCTTATTCCATGGCCATGACCCTGGTCGAGGTGTTTGGCAGCTTTGCCGCGCCGGTACAGATCATTGCCTCGGATATCGATACCGGCGTGCTCGACTATGCGCGCCAGGGCATCTATCCGGAGGAGCGGGTGGCGCAGCTGGCGCCGGCGCTGAAGCAGCGCTTCTTGCAACGTGGCACGGCGAGCAACGCCGGCAAGGTGCGCGTGGTGCCTGAGTTGCGGCAATTGGTGGAGTTCCGCCAGATCAACCTGCTGGAGGCTAACTGGGGTATTCCGGGCGGGCTGGACGCGATTTTCTGCCGCAACGTGATGATCTATTTCGACAAGCCGACCCAGGCCCGCCTGCTGGAACGCATGGTGCGGCTGCTGCGGCCGGACGGCCTGTTCTTCGCCGGGCATTCGGAAAGCTTCATGCATGCCAGTCACGTGGTGAAGCTGGTCAGCCGCTCGGCCTATCAGCCCGTATTGGCGGTGCACGCATGA
- the puuE gene encoding allantoinase PuuE yields the protein MSADYPRDLIGYGNNPPHPHWPGNARIALSFVLNYEEGGERCVLHGDKESEAFLSEMVAAQPLQGARNMSMESLYEYGSRTGVWRLLKLFKQHDIPLTVFAVAMAAQRHPEVIKAMVADGHEICSHGYRWIDYQYMDEAQEREHMLEAIRILTELTGERPLGWYTGRTGPHTRRLVMEEGGFLYDSDTYDDDLPYWEANNPTGKPHLVIPYTLDTNDMRFTQVQGFNSGDDFYNYLKDAFDVLYAEGAAGAPKMLSIGMHCRLLGRPARLAALARFIDYVKGHEQVWFARRVDIARHWHTTHPFSENNKQESAK from the coding sequence GTGAGTGCTGACTACCCACGCGACCTGATCGGCTATGGCAACAACCCTCCTCACCCGCACTGGCCGGGCAACGCGCGCATCGCGCTGTCCTTCGTGCTCAATTACGAGGAAGGCGGCGAGCGCTGCGTGCTGCACGGCGACAAGGAGTCCGAGGCGTTCCTCTCCGAGATGGTCGCCGCCCAGCCGTTGCAGGGCGCGCGCAACATGAGCATGGAGTCGCTGTACGAGTACGGCAGCCGCACCGGCGTATGGCGCCTGCTCAAACTGTTCAAGCAGCACGACATTCCGCTGACCGTGTTCGCCGTGGCCATGGCCGCCCAGCGCCACCCCGAGGTGATCAAGGCCATGGTCGCCGACGGCCATGAGATCTGCAGCCACGGCTACCGCTGGATTGACTACCAGTACATGGACGAGGCGCAGGAGCGCGAGCACATGCTCGAGGCCATCCGCATCCTCACCGAGCTGACCGGCGAGCGCCCGCTCGGCTGGTACACCGGCCGCACCGGGCCGCACACCCGCCGGCTGGTGATGGAGGAAGGCGGCTTCCTCTACGACTCCGACACCTACGACGACGACCTGCCCTACTGGGAAGCCAACAACCCGACCGGCAAGCCACATCTGGTGATTCCCTACACCCTGGACACCAATGACATGCGCTTCACCCAGGTGCAGGGTTTCAACAGCGGCGACGACTTCTATAACTATTTGAAGGACGCCTTCGACGTGCTCTACGCCGAGGGTGCCGCAGGTGCGCCGAAGATGCTGTCGATCGGCATGCACTGCCGCCTGCTCGGCCGCCCGGCGCGCCTGGCCGCACTCGCGCGCTTCATCGATTACGTCAAAGGCCATGAGCAGGTGTGGTTCGCCCGCCGCGTCGACATCGCCCGCCACTGGCACACCACTCACCCATTCTCTGAGAACAACAAGCAGGAGAGCGCGAAATGA
- the cheD gene encoding chemoreceptor glutamine deamidase CheD has protein sequence MIIEQPSALAQTRYYDPYFASEAVKILPGEYYATGDDQLIVTVLGSCVSVCLRDRCSGIGGMNHFMLPGQVDGYLQAADSARYGVFAMELLINLVLRLGAQREQFEAKVFGGGCVLPDMTENDVGQHNVAFVHDYLHAQGIPVLAEDVLGNHPRKVYYFPANGRVLVKTLRRLHNSTLLEREQELDLSIQRAALTGPIDLF, from the coding sequence ATGATCATCGAGCAACCCAGCGCCCTGGCGCAAACCCGCTATTACGACCCGTACTTCGCCAGCGAGGCGGTGAAGATTCTGCCCGGCGAGTACTACGCCACGGGCGATGACCAGCTGATCGTCACCGTGCTCGGTTCCTGTGTCTCGGTTTGTCTGCGCGATCGCTGCAGTGGCATCGGTGGCATGAACCATTTCATGCTGCCGGGCCAGGTCGATGGGTACCTGCAGGCAGCTGACTCGGCACGTTACGGTGTGTTCGCCATGGAGCTGCTGATCAATCTAGTACTCAGGCTCGGCGCGCAGCGCGAACAGTTCGAGGCCAAGGTGTTCGGCGGCGGTTGTGTGCTGCCAGACATGACTGAGAACGATGTCGGCCAGCACAACGTCGCGTTCGTCCATGACTACCTGCATGCTCAGGGTATTCCTGTGCTCGCCGAGGACGTGCTGGGGAACCATCCGCGCAAGGTCTACTACTTTCCGGCCAATGGCCGGGTGTTGGTGAAGACGCTCAGGCGTCTGCACAACAGCACCCTGTTGGAGCGTGAGCAGGAGTTGGATCTGAGCATCCAGCGCGCCGCTCTGACCGGGCCGATCGATCTGTTCTAG
- the alc gene encoding allantoicase: MKAYAVPFEKYVNLADARLGTKAISVTDDWFADVNRLFQPTPAVWKEGVFDDNGKWMDGWESRRKRFEGYDSAVIRLGVPGSIKGVDIDTSHFTGNFPPSASLEACFVAEGDPSDATVWTEVLPAVTLQGNSHHYHEIANEQAFTHLRFNIYPDGGVARLRVYGIPFRDWSSVGDNEQIDLAAALNGGRALACSDEHFGRMSNILNPGRGINMGDGWETARRRTPGNDWVIVALGHPGEIERIVVDTLHFKGNYPDSCSIQGAYVKGGTDAQIETQSLFWRELLPSQKLSMHAEHEFAEQIAKLGPITHIRLNVFPDGGVSRLRLFGKAAK; this comes from the coding sequence ATGAAAGCTTACGCCGTACCCTTCGAGAAATACGTCAACCTCGCCGACGCCCGCCTCGGCACCAAGGCCATTTCCGTCACCGACGACTGGTTCGCCGACGTCAACCGGCTATTCCAGCCGACCCCGGCGGTCTGGAAGGAGGGCGTGTTCGACGATAACGGCAAGTGGATGGACGGCTGGGAATCGCGCCGCAAGCGCTTCGAAGGCTACGACAGCGCGGTGATCCGCCTCGGCGTGCCGGGCTCGATCAAGGGCGTGGACATCGACACCAGCCACTTCACCGGCAACTTCCCGCCATCGGCTTCGCTGGAAGCCTGCTTCGTCGCCGAGGGCGACCCGAGCGACGCCACCGTCTGGACCGAAGTGCTACCGGCGGTGACCTTGCAGGGCAACAGCCACCACTACCACGAGATCGCCAACGAGCAGGCCTTCACCCACCTGCGCTTCAACATCTACCCGGATGGCGGCGTGGCGCGCCTGCGCGTGTACGGCATCCCGTTCCGCGACTGGAGCTCGGTCGGCGACAACGAACAGATCGACCTGGCTGCCGCGCTGAACGGTGGCCGTGCCCTGGCCTGTTCTGACGAGCACTTCGGCCGCATGAGCAACATCCTCAACCCGGGCCGCGGCATCAACATGGGCGACGGCTGGGAAACCGCGCGCCGCCGCACCCCGGGCAACGACTGGGTGATCGTCGCCCTCGGCCATCCGGGCGAGATCGAGCGCATCGTCGTCGATACCCTGCACTTCAAGGGCAACTACCCGGACAGCTGCTCGATCCAGGGCGCTTACGTGAAAGGCGGTACCGACGCGCAGATCGAGACCCAGAGCCTGTTCTGGCGCGAACTGCTACCGAGCCAGAAGCTGTCGATGCACGCCGAGCACGAGTTCGCCGAGCAGATCGCCAAGCTCGGCCCGATCACCCACATCCGCCTGAACGTGTTCCCGGACGGTGGCGTCAGCCGTCTGCGCCTGTTTGGCAAGGCGGCGAAGTAA
- a CDS encoding ureidoglycolate lyase: protein MRKLIIEPLTKEAFAPFGDVIETDNSDYFMINNGSTRRYHKLATVETAQPEDKAIISIFSAEALQMPLRIRMLERHPLGSQAFIPLLGNSFLVVVAPLGDAPVPGLVRAFLSNGRQGVNYHRGVWHHPVLTIEKRDDFLVVDRSGSGNNCDEHFFTEDEQLLLDPHQ, encoded by the coding sequence ATGCGCAAACTGATAATCGAGCCGCTGACTAAAGAAGCCTTCGCCCCCTTCGGTGACGTGATCGAAACCGACAACAGCGACTACTTCATGATCAACAACGGCTCCACCCGCCGCTATCACAAACTGGCCACGGTCGAGACCGCGCAGCCGGAGGATAAGGCGATCATCAGCATCTTCAGTGCCGAGGCGCTGCAGATGCCGCTGCGCATCCGCATGCTGGAGCGCCATCCGCTGGGCAGCCAGGCCTTCATTCCGCTGCTCGGCAACTCCTTTCTGGTCGTGGTCGCGCCACTTGGCGATGCACCTGTACCGGGCCTGGTCCGTGCCTTCCTCTCTAATGGCAGGCAGGGCGTTAATTACCATCGCGGCGTCTGGCACCACCCGGTGCTGACGATCGAAAAGCGGGATGACTTCCTGGTGGTTGATCGCAGTGGTTCTGGCAACAACTGCGATGAGCACTTCTTCACCGAGGACGAGCAGCTCCTCCTCGACCCCCACCAATAA
- a CDS encoding outer membrane protein OmpK, which yields MNRSLPTLMLAGGLAFGAQAMAGDLLQWQDNSLTYLYGENFQRMNFNEEEQRTQTTFTFEHASGWAWGDVFYFADYIRADNLQSRGSFANNSFRQHEKNSFYYMEFQPRVSLSWLTGQDLSVGPIKDVKAAFTLEKGDGGPGTENYLYGIGLDWDVPGFAFLQTNLYQVKINNQVFFADQNSNGYATQLTIAGAYPFAIGNQSFLVDGFIDWRSPSDEANTQTSLGSSIQIKWDAGKQLFGEERKLYVGTELNMWHNKYGVKPVDGSTDGFDQTAVQALVKYHF from the coding sequence ATGAACCGTTCTCTTCCCACCCTGATGCTGGCCGGCGGCCTGGCCTTCGGCGCCCAAGCGATGGCCGGCGACCTACTGCAATGGCAGGACAACAGCCTGACCTACCTGTACGGCGAAAACTTCCAGCGGATGAACTTCAACGAAGAAGAGCAGCGCACCCAGACCACCTTCACCTTCGAGCACGCCAGCGGCTGGGCCTGGGGCGATGTGTTCTACTTCGCCGACTACATCCGCGCCGACAACCTGCAGTCGCGCGGCAGCTTCGCCAACAACAGCTTCCGCCAGCATGAGAAGAACAGCTTCTACTACATGGAATTCCAGCCGCGCGTCAGCCTCAGCTGGCTGACCGGCCAGGACCTCTCGGTCGGCCCGATCAAGGACGTGAAAGCGGCCTTCACCCTGGAAAAAGGCGACGGCGGTCCCGGCACCGAGAACTACCTGTACGGCATCGGCCTGGACTGGGACGTACCCGGCTTCGCCTTCCTGCAGACCAACCTGTACCAGGTGAAGATCAACAACCAGGTGTTCTTCGCCGACCAAAACAGCAACGGCTACGCCACCCAACTGACCATCGCCGGCGCCTACCCCTTCGCCATCGGCAACCAGAGCTTCCTGGTCGACGGTTTCATCGACTGGCGCTCCCCCTCCGACGAGGCCAACACCCAGACCTCGCTGGGCTCGTCCATCCAGATCAAGTGGGATGCCGGCAAGCAGCTGTTCGGCGAGGAGCGCAAGCTCTACGTCGGCACCGAGCTGAACATGTGGCACAACAAGTACGGGGTGAAGCCGGTCGACGGCTCCACCGACGGCTTCGACCAGACCGCCGTGCAGGCGCTGGTCAAGTACCACTTCTAA
- a CDS encoding protein-glutamate methylesterase/protein-glutamine glutaminase, whose amino-acid sequence MPIKVLVVDDSALIRSLLSEIIQADSQLQLVGVAADAYVARDLVNKHAPDVITLDVEMPRMDGLTFLEKLMRARPTPVVMISSLTEQGSEATLRALELGAIDFVSKPKLGISEGMQAYANEIRAKLKVAAGARLLKRAAVARPAVVEALAPAAPIVGTEKLLAIGASTGGTEAIKEVLLGLPADCPGVVITQHMPAGFTRSFAERLNRLTRLTVSEAKDGDRILPGHALIAPGGRHLLVSRSGANYVARLSDAPPVNGHRPAVDMMFHSAARCAGRNLIAALLTGMGRDGAQGLLDIRQSGGYTLAQDEASCVVYGMPREAAAIGAAEEVLPLAAIAPALLAQARKRGGGNRV is encoded by the coding sequence ATGCCGATCAAGGTGTTGGTGGTTGACGACTCGGCGCTGATCCGCAGTCTGCTCAGCGAGATCATCCAGGCCGATTCGCAATTGCAGCTGGTGGGCGTGGCGGCTGATGCCTATGTGGCGCGCGATCTGGTCAACAAGCATGCACCGGACGTGATCACTCTGGATGTGGAAATGCCGCGCATGGATGGCCTGACCTTCCTCGAAAAACTGATGCGGGCGCGGCCGACGCCGGTGGTGATGATCTCCTCGCTCACTGAACAGGGTTCCGAAGCAACGCTGCGGGCGCTGGAGTTGGGCGCCATCGACTTCGTCAGCAAACCCAAGCTGGGCATCAGTGAAGGCATGCAGGCGTATGCCAATGAGATTCGTGCCAAGCTCAAGGTGGCCGCCGGCGCGCGGCTGCTCAAGCGGGCGGCTGTTGCGCGACCTGCGGTGGTAGAGGCGCTGGCGCCGGCGGCTCCGATCGTCGGCACGGAAAAGCTGCTCGCCATCGGCGCATCCACCGGCGGTACCGAGGCGATCAAGGAGGTGCTGCTGGGGTTGCCGGCGGACTGCCCGGGCGTGGTGATCACCCAGCACATGCCGGCCGGTTTCACCCGCTCGTTCGCCGAGCGTTTGAATCGCCTCACTCGCCTCACTGTCAGCGAAGCCAAGGACGGCGACCGCATTCTGCCCGGCCATGCGCTGATCGCCCCGGGCGGCCGGCATCTGCTGGTGAGCCGTTCGGGCGCCAACTACGTGGCGCGGCTTTCCGACGCGCCGCCGGTCAACGGCCATCGGCCGGCGGTGGACATGATGTTCCACTCGGCGGCCCGCTGTGCCGGGCGCAACCTGATTGCCGCGCTGCTCACCGGGATGGGCCGCGATGGGGCTCAGGGCTTGCTGGATATCCGCCAGTCCGGTGGTTACACCCTGGCCCAGGACGAAGCCAGTTGCGTGGTCTACGGCATGCCGCGTGAAGCGGCGGCGATCGGGGCGGCGGAGGAAGTGTTGCCGCTTGCGGCGATTGCCCCGGCCTTGCTGGCGCAGGCGCGCAAGCGCGGAGGCGGCAATCGCGTCTGA